GGCCGCCTTCCGAGACAGATGCGAGGCGAGATTCGGTGCGAGACTCCGCCAGGCCTATTACCTGTCGAGAACCGTTCACAGCCTGCCGGGGGTCTTCCTGAAGACCCTTGCCACCCAGCGGGAAACGATCAACAGACTTCTCGACGTGGCCATGTGGGAGATCTCTTACGGCGAGTTCCTCATCTGGCTCCTTGCACGGATGCCCCGTTATCTCCTGTGAAAGATTCAAGGGGCCTTGGAGAAATGCGCGTTGGCCCTCTCAAGCTGCTCGAAGCTTCCGATATCAAACCAGTTTTCCCTGAACACGTAGCCGTAGACGTCCTGCCTCTCGACAAGATACCGCACAAAGTCGCCCAGATTGTCGGGTCTGTTGCCCTCCTCGATGTATACCCTCAGGGTCTGCAGGTCTCGGGGGGTGAGGAAATAGAGAGCAGTGCTGACCAGGGAGGATTTCGGGTTCTTTGGTTTCTCCTCAAAGCCCACGATCCTTGAGTCCTCATCGATCGACACTACCCCATACAGACCGGCCACCTTTTCCTTGTCGCCCATGTCGTAAAGCCCCACCACAGGGCCACCCTTTTCCCGGAAAAACCCGCTTGCCCTGTTCAAATCAAATTCGAAGAGGTTGTCCCCACCCACGACCAGGACCTCCTCGTCGATCCCTTTCTGCTT
This portion of the Deltaproteobacteria bacterium genome encodes:
- a CDS encoding nucleotidyltransferase family protein — protein: MKAILLGAGYGTRLYPLTLDKPKPLLPVGNKAIVEHILERIGRIPAIDGVLLVTNDKFASHFEAWKQGFQWTRPIEILNDGTTSNEDRLGAVGDIYFVLKQKGIDEEVLVVGGDNLFEFDLNRASGFFREKGGPVVGLYDMGDKEKVAGLYGVVSIDEDSRIVGFEEKPKNPKSSLVSTALYFLTPRDLQTLRVYIEEGNRPDNLGDFVRYLVERQDVYGYVFRENWFDIGSFEQLERANAHFSKAP